One window of the Granulicella arctica genome contains the following:
- a CDS encoding 2OG-Fe(II) oxygenase, with amino-acid sequence MTVVVPSAVPKMLSPGLLGKFRDATAAAYEAQKDSRILWRLAELDRALGDLKAAGEAFATYADLHPEEISAKVMRDLMQGTTTTPVSDADGVVPFVLVHNLAPDEELVKIRKAIEDRRDRFAVATVGHNEKQRVDVNARAAVYVRADDQFREMTREFFWNHIRAQNVVERLGLELISEIKDEVEAIAYASGGKYTLHRDNAPSVDNGRVLTVVWFIHDEPKGFTGGDLLLHDEPPLGQGFTRIIPRRNCAVFFPSDRLHEVTPVESSAEDVLSSRVVLNGWFHKK; translated from the coding sequence GTGACTGTCGTCGTACCTTCCGCTGTTCCCAAAATGCTCTCGCCCGGACTGCTGGGCAAGTTTCGCGATGCCACAGCAGCCGCCTACGAAGCCCAGAAAGACAGCCGTATTCTCTGGCGTCTGGCCGAACTTGATCGTGCTCTCGGCGACCTCAAGGCAGCCGGAGAGGCCTTCGCCACCTACGCTGATCTCCATCCCGAAGAGATCAGCGCAAAGGTGATGCGGGATCTCATGCAGGGAACCACCACAACTCCTGTGAGCGACGCTGACGGCGTGGTGCCCTTCGTCCTCGTTCACAATCTCGCGCCGGACGAAGAACTCGTCAAGATTCGCAAAGCAATCGAGGATCGACGTGACCGATTCGCCGTCGCCACCGTCGGCCACAACGAAAAACAGCGTGTCGATGTCAACGCCCGTGCTGCAGTCTACGTTCGCGCGGACGATCAGTTCCGCGAGATGACCCGCGAGTTCTTCTGGAACCATATCCGTGCGCAAAATGTCGTTGAACGGCTTGGCCTCGAACTTATCTCGGAAATCAAGGATGAGGTCGAAGCAATCGCCTATGCCTCAGGTGGGAAATACACGCTCCACCGCGATAACGCCCCAAGCGTCGACAACGGGCGCGTCCTGACAGTCGTCTGGTTTATCCACGACGAGCCGAAAGGCTTCACGGGCGGCGACCTGCTGCTTCACGACGAACCCCCGCTCGGCCAGGGTTTCACCCGCATCATTCCCAGAAGGAACTGTGCTGTTTTCTTTCCGTCGGACCGCCTCCACGAGGTCACACCCGTCGAGTCAAGCGCTGAGGATGTTCTCTCGAGCCGCGTCGTCCTCAACGGCTGGTTCCACAAGAAGTAG
- a CDS encoding alginate lyase family protein, protein MTDLPYSPMTRRAFCTGSAVVLAGGHQALMSQPASLYGSVRPNVAAIDHDRILAAADRALKILPAPLSAIPAPKSPGSRQDFYSEAGEASPFTAHRDAVFALSRQVAALAAAFRVTHEERYAAHAVLHLHAWFVDPETQMTPALAYGSVASAVGKADPKPGFEGVLDTVFFAEVAQAIFTLSTSQALSPDEMAGLKGWFASYLQWLTESRQAGLARDQRDHHGSSWLLQAASYARLTGNDAVLSDLRHRFKTATLRAQIVADGSFPRELMTPYPYRNSLFNLDMLTASCELLSTRFESLWEFELQDGPGMHIVMARHFPFMQNRRSWPYRADLTHFDDLPVRNPSLLFAAKAYIRPEYAELWKTLNPDPIVPEIERTFPISQPLLWIDRPRS, encoded by the coding sequence ATGACTGATTTACCTTACTCTCCGATGACTCGCCGTGCCTTCTGCACAGGCTCTGCCGTCGTGCTTGCTGGCGGACATCAGGCACTGATGTCGCAGCCAGCTTCGCTCTATGGGTCGGTCCGGCCGAACGTTGCTGCGATCGATCACGACCGCATTCTTGCTGCCGCTGATCGTGCGCTCAAGATTCTGCCGGCTCCTCTTTCGGCGATTCCGGCACCAAAGTCTCCGGGAAGTCGGCAGGACTTCTACTCGGAGGCCGGCGAGGCTTCGCCGTTCACCGCTCATCGGGATGCTGTTTTTGCGCTGAGTCGACAGGTTGCGGCGCTGGCTGCGGCGTTTCGAGTGACGCACGAAGAGCGGTACGCTGCCCATGCGGTCCTGCATTTGCACGCCTGGTTCGTTGATCCTGAGACCCAGATGACGCCAGCGCTTGCGTACGGATCGGTCGCTTCTGCGGTCGGCAAGGCTGATCCTAAGCCCGGCTTCGAAGGGGTTCTGGACACTGTGTTCTTTGCGGAAGTGGCGCAGGCGATCTTCACGCTGAGTACGTCGCAGGCCCTGTCACCCGACGAGATGGCCGGACTCAAAGGGTGGTTCGCGAGCTATCTACAGTGGTTGACGGAATCACGGCAGGCGGGGCTGGCCCGCGATCAACGGGACCACCACGGGAGTTCATGGCTTCTGCAGGCGGCTTCGTACGCTCGGCTGACGGGCAACGATGCCGTGCTGTCTGACCTGCGGCATCGTTTCAAGACGGCTACGCTGCGGGCGCAGATTGTGGCTGACGGCAGTTTTCCGCGCGAGCTGATGACGCCTTATCCCTATCGCAATTCCCTCTTCAACCTGGACATGCTGACGGCATCGTGTGAGTTGCTGTCGACACGCTTCGAGAGCCTATGGGAGTTTGAGCTTCAGGATGGGCCAGGGATGCACATCGTGATGGCACGTCACTTTCCGTTTATGCAGAATCGTCGGTCGTGGCCATATCGAGCCGATCTAACGCATTTTGACGATCTTCCGGTCAGAAATCCGAGCCTGCTCTTTGCGGCGAAGGCGTATATTCGGCCGGAGTATGCCGAGCTTTGGAAGACGCTGAATCCCGACCCAATCGTGCCGGAGATCGAGCGGACGTTCCCGATTAGCCAGCCATTGCTTTGGATTGATCGTCCGCGCTCCTGA
- a CDS encoding ImcF-related family protein: MKRIWIVILGFVIYLLIVVGTGFLLHLQGSKLVFFIVILALLGAAACAVILWYLKKTAPPEETGEESSATDMGNLDALLRDADAKLKQAGRTGAKSLSAMPLIYVIGDENSAKTQTILQSGLDPEVLAGQVYRDQVVAPTQLANIWLTGSAAIVEAGGALLRQPALWQKLVKLTAPGKIGAAFSKSALQPTRAVVICVSMERILAPSTSEQIRALAQTLNERLRQVSQTLGISLPVYVLFTKLDTVSAFAEYTANLTQDEVRVPLGSMLARLETGAGLYAERAATQIGTRFDEVAYLLSEFRLELLARGGEAPALARSYEFPRDLRKLRAGIVDFLVEIARPSQLGVNPFLRGFFFSGMRAHIVEDVLSVGAQQSAPTPIVDAGATRVFSFSAMQQAAPAPVHRSSSRKVAQWAFLPYFFTRLVLSDKTALESSRASTKVSGVKRVFIACLCGILGLYLILLTISFFKNRELEERAAAATKHVSLMTGKDVASVAELQTLDQLRQVLVELDDYHKNGAPLMYRWGLYRGNDLRIAACHAYGQRFYKLLLAQTQANIVTKLSALPVKAAPTDEYQASYKPLKAWLITTSNPDKSTTDFLPPVLDGEWTAGRSITPETQQLAQNQFDYYAAALTERDEKEPQSCLAALGGAKPDMTLVANTRGYLNSFQGIDHVYLSMKAAADRKFPAIEFKKLYPNSVGLVSAPTIVDGAFSKNGFAFMQDAILHPDQYLTGEEWVTGPTTGTVDRATMASQLPPRYQEDFLTAWRTFLKTANVNGFGSIEDGAKRLHELDGPASPLLQIFGVVSRNTSVPIPAFSQPFQAPQSIVPPGNGPAVNPGYSEKLIAIEQAIHQMLSSPATADDPTQVNGAVATAYSAVSTMRGGFQPPDPAGIADSNSERLLRQPIRLIEDLASKASAGGPNKAGAAMCKAATGVLGAFPFNPDAKTDVSPEDAAAFFGPTGPIAAFVATQSKLIAFNGTLYTPASSQPVTPALLAFLNTTHAVAATLFANGSTQPAITFTIAQEKANDLSPATLEIDGQTLANIGVPNRVNWQYRPQGAVKLTGSGQTKNNFGPWAIFHFAYGAKHPTPNKLQYIFQNNGITEKTPSGTDIIYQFDIEDSGAKLLNPDFMRRQLRCVPTVVK, from the coding sequence GTGAAACGCATCTGGATCGTCATTCTCGGCTTCGTGATCTACCTGCTGATCGTTGTAGGCACAGGCTTTCTACTTCATCTGCAAGGTTCGAAGCTTGTTTTTTTCATCGTTATTCTGGCTTTGCTTGGCGCAGCAGCTTGCGCAGTCATTCTCTGGTACCTGAAGAAGACCGCCCCGCCTGAGGAGACTGGCGAGGAGAGCAGCGCCACGGATATGGGCAACCTCGATGCCCTGCTCCGTGACGCAGATGCGAAGCTAAAGCAGGCTGGTCGCACAGGTGCCAAGTCGCTTTCGGCGATGCCGCTCATCTATGTGATCGGCGACGAAAACTCGGCCAAGACGCAGACGATCCTGCAGTCAGGCCTTGATCCTGAAGTACTTGCGGGACAGGTTTATCGCGATCAGGTAGTTGCTCCGACGCAACTCGCAAACATCTGGCTTACAGGTTCCGCAGCAATCGTTGAGGCGGGCGGCGCACTCCTCAGACAGCCTGCGCTCTGGCAGAAACTGGTGAAGCTTACTGCGCCGGGAAAGATCGGCGCGGCATTCTCGAAGTCGGCTCTTCAGCCTACGCGGGCCGTAGTCATCTGCGTCAGCATGGAACGTATCCTCGCGCCAAGCACCAGCGAACAGATCCGTGCGCTCGCGCAGACGTTGAACGAGCGTTTGCGTCAGGTCTCGCAGACGCTGGGTATTTCGCTACCTGTGTATGTTCTCTTTACCAAGCTCGACACCGTCTCGGCGTTTGCTGAGTACACGGCAAACCTGACGCAGGATGAAGTCAGGGTTCCGCTTGGCTCGATGCTTGCTCGTCTTGAGACAGGCGCTGGGCTTTACGCCGAACGGGCTGCCACACAGATCGGCACTCGCTTTGACGAGGTAGCTTACCTGCTGTCGGAGTTTCGGCTGGAATTGCTGGCTCGCGGTGGAGAGGCTCCTGCACTTGCTCGCTCCTATGAGTTTCCTCGTGACCTTCGCAAACTGCGAGCCGGGATCGTGGACTTCCTGGTTGAGATTGCGCGACCGAGTCAGCTAGGCGTCAATCCGTTTCTCCGCGGCTTTTTCTTCTCAGGCATGAGGGCTCATATTGTTGAGGATGTTCTCTCGGTGGGAGCACAGCAGTCTGCGCCGACACCTATCGTCGATGCTGGCGCTACGCGGGTCTTCTCCTTCTCGGCTATGCAACAGGCAGCGCCTGCGCCGGTTCACCGGAGTTCCTCGCGCAAGGTGGCACAGTGGGCTTTCCTTCCCTACTTCTTTACACGGCTTGTTCTTTCCGACAAGACTGCCCTTGAGAGTAGCCGGGCAAGCACGAAGGTTTCGGGCGTCAAGCGGGTATTCATTGCCTGTCTCTGCGGCATTCTTGGCCTCTACCTCATCCTGCTGACGATCTCCTTCTTCAAGAACCGGGAGCTTGAGGAGCGCGCTGCCGCAGCCACGAAGCATGTCTCCCTGATGACCGGTAAGGACGTAGCTTCGGTCGCCGAGCTACAGACACTTGATCAGCTTCGCCAGGTTCTGGTCGAGCTGGACGATTATCACAAGAACGGCGCTCCGTTGATGTATCGCTGGGGACTCTACCGGGGCAACGATCTTCGCATTGCAGCTTGCCATGCTTACGGGCAGCGGTTCTACAAGTTGCTGCTCGCGCAGACGCAGGCAAACATCGTGACGAAGCTATCCGCTTTACCTGTCAAAGCGGCTCCAACGGACGAATACCAGGCCAGCTACAAGCCTCTGAAGGCGTGGCTGATTACTACTTCAAACCCAGACAAAAGCACAACTGACTTCCTTCCTCCGGTGCTTGATGGTGAGTGGACTGCAGGAAGGTCGATCACTCCCGAGACGCAGCAGCTTGCGCAGAACCAGTTTGACTACTACGCTGCGGCGCTGACCGAGCGCGATGAGAAGGAGCCGCAATCGTGTCTGGCAGCGCTCGGTGGTGCAAAGCCGGACATGACGCTCGTGGCGAACACGCGAGGTTATCTGAACAGCTTTCAGGGGATCGATCATGTGTATCTGAGCATGAAGGCTGCAGCAGATCGCAAGTTTCCGGCGATCGAGTTCAAGAAGCTTTATCCGAACTCCGTCGGTCTGGTAAGCGCGCCAACGATCGTTGACGGAGCGTTCAGCAAGAACGGTTTCGCGTTTATGCAAGATGCCATCTTGCATCCTGACCAATACCTGACGGGCGAGGAATGGGTGACTGGACCAACGACCGGAACGGTTGATCGAGCAACGATGGCGTCGCAGTTGCCTCCGCGCTATCAGGAGGACTTTCTCACGGCGTGGCGAACCTTCCTCAAGACGGCGAACGTAAACGGCTTCGGCAGTATCGAGGATGGAGCGAAGCGTCTCCATGAGCTTGATGGACCTGCTTCGCCGCTGCTGCAGATATTCGGCGTCGTGTCGCGGAACACCTCAGTGCCGATTCCAGCGTTCTCGCAGCCCTTTCAGGCTCCGCAATCGATCGTTCCGCCGGGAAATGGACCCGCTGTGAATCCTGGCTACAGCGAGAAGCTAATCGCGATCGAACAGGCGATTCACCAGATGCTCTCGAGCCCTGCGACTGCAGACGATCCGACGCAGGTCAATGGCGCTGTCGCAACGGCTTACAGTGCAGTCAGTACCATGCGCGGCGGTTTCCAGCCTCCTGATCCGGCCGGAATCGCTGACTCAAACTCCGAGCGGCTTCTTCGGCAGCCGATTCGCCTGATCGAAGACTTGGCAAGTAAGGCTTCTGCGGGCGGACCAAACAAGGCTGGTGCAGCGATGTGCAAGGCTGCGACGGGTGTTCTTGGGGCGTTTCCGTTCAATCCGGATGCCAAGACGGACGTGTCGCCAGAAGATGCTGCTGCCTTCTTCGGTCCAACTGGGCCGATTGCGGCCTTCGTTGCGACGCAGTCGAAGCTCATTGCCTTCAATGGGACTCTCTACACTCCTGCGTCATCGCAGCCAGTTACTCCTGCCTTGCTCGCCTTCTTGAACACGACCCATGCGGTCGCTGCGACACTCTTCGCGAATGGAAGCACACAACCAGCGATCACCTTCACGATCGCTCAGGAGAAGGCGAATGACCTTTCGCCTGCGACGCTTGAGATTGACGGACAGACACTGGCGAACATCGGCGTTCCTAACCGCGTGAACTGGCAGTATCGTCCGCAGGGCGCTGTGAAACTTACAGGTTCTGGGCAGACGAAGAACAACTTCGGGCCTTGGGCAATCTTCCACTTCGCCTATGGGGCAAAGCACCCTACGCCGAATAAGCTGCAATACATCTTCCAGAACAATGGGATCACTGAGAAGACTCCCAGCGGAACGGACATCATCTACCAGTTCGACATCGAAGATAGTGGGGCGAAGCTACTGAATCCTGACTTCATGCGACGGCAACTGCGTTGTGTTCCGACGGTGGTGAAATGA
- the tssK gene encoding type VI secretion system baseplate subunit TssK: MKFLSRVVWSEGMHLGPHHFQTQSRYFEDSLWFHSASLRRNPWGLISLSLDTEAIRNGNAVLRYASGIFPDGLIFDIPDSDPPPPAVSLRDLFAATDSEIILFLAVPKRSNKGFDCDVDGARTTARYHSVDRSLSDETIGQDEYVVAFGNKNLTLCSEAQVSAESIAFPIARIRRDGKGGFLADPDFIPPCLRISANESLLLLLKRLVESLNERMKTVTRNKRREGQFEAGTSALDVSNYWFLHALCSSIPALQQHLEAKRSHPEELYVDLARLAGSLCTFSLESNPSDIPAYSHLNLSGVFQALDDHIRRHLEIIVPSNTVTLDFQKAGSYIHVATVQDERCFRRSRWIFGIRSSLGEAELLRMTPQLVKICSAEGVAKLVQRALPGLELLHLAVPPSSISAEADMHYFSVSAAGACWQHILQTKQVGVYLPGDIRGASFEVIVILEANA; the protein is encoded by the coding sequence ATGAAGTTTTTGTCTCGCGTTGTCTGGTCAGAGGGGATGCATCTTGGTCCACATCACTTCCAGACGCAGAGCCGCTACTTCGAGGATTCACTCTGGTTCCACAGTGCCAGCCTCCGGCGCAATCCTTGGGGCCTGATCAGCCTGTCGCTGGACACAGAAGCCATCCGTAACGGCAATGCTGTCCTTCGTTATGCTTCCGGAATCTTTCCAGACGGCCTGATCTTTGATATTCCGGACAGCGATCCGCCTCCGCCTGCCGTAAGTCTTCGCGACCTCTTTGCGGCAACCGACAGCGAGATCATCCTTTTCCTGGCTGTTCCGAAGCGGAGCAACAAGGGTTTTGACTGTGATGTTGACGGAGCGCGCACGACGGCTCGCTACCATTCCGTAGACCGTTCCTTGAGCGATGAGACCATCGGACAGGATGAGTATGTCGTTGCCTTCGGGAATAAGAATCTGACTCTTTGCAGCGAGGCCCAGGTTTCCGCCGAGAGCATCGCATTTCCGATCGCACGCATACGCCGCGACGGCAAAGGCGGATTTCTGGCTGACCCGGACTTCATCCCGCCTTGCCTTCGTATCAGCGCCAATGAAAGCCTCCTGCTGCTTCTCAAGCGCCTCGTCGAATCTCTCAATGAGCGCATGAAGACCGTCACTCGCAACAAACGCCGCGAGGGCCAGTTTGAAGCGGGAACCTCTGCACTTGATGTCTCGAACTATTGGTTTCTTCACGCCCTCTGCTCCTCCATCCCAGCGCTTCAACAACATCTTGAGGCCAAGCGGAGCCACCCGGAAGAGTTGTACGTCGATCTTGCCCGGCTCGCAGGTTCTCTTTGCACCTTCTCACTCGAGTCGAATCCGAGCGATATCCCGGCGTACTCTCACTTAAATCTTTCAGGCGTCTTCCAAGCGTTGGATGATCATATCCGTCGGCACCTGGAGATCATCGTTCCTTCGAACACAGTGACACTCGACTTCCAAAAAGCTGGATCATACATTCATGTTGCGACCGTCCAGGATGAGCGCTGCTTCCGTAGGTCCCGCTGGATCTTTGGCATTCGGTCAAGTCTGGGCGAAGCGGAGCTTCTTCGCATGACGCCGCAGCTTGTGAAGATCTGTTCCGCCGAGGGGGTCGCCAAACTCGTGCAACGTGCCCTTCCCGGCCTTGAACTGCTTCACCTCGCCGTCCCCCCGTCGTCTATCTCGGCCGAGGCCGACATGCACTATTTCAGCGTCAGCGCTGCTGGAGCCTGTTGGCAGCATATTCTGCAGACGAAGCAGGTCGGCGTCTATCTGCCGGGCGATATCCGAGGCGCGTCCTTTGAAGTGATTGTGATTCTGGAGGCAAACGCATGA
- the yiaK gene encoding 3-dehydro-L-gulonate 2-dehydrogenase, giving the protein MIRIPFDDLYAALHRAMLDLGLAGERAALCARLFAETTRDGVYSHGLNRFPRFTTMVKNGSINVHAEAERVGAFGALERWEGHFGPGNLNAHSCMNRAIELSRVHGMGAVALAHTTHWMRGGTYGWLAAEAGVFGVCWTNAMPNLPAWGGTNAALGNNPLVLAVPRRDGPVVLDMAMSQFSYGALAGYIKRGEELPVAGGYDAAGELTRDAVAIEATQRALPIGYWKGSGLAIMLDLFAAMLSGGQATHEISSDPQREAGVSQFFLAIDPSSFAGVEEFERIADGILASVRESARVDAGKAVRYPGEQTLFLREENLRLGVPVDPDLWEKLRV; this is encoded by the coding sequence ATGATCCGTATCCCGTTTGACGACCTCTATGCGGCCCTGCACAGGGCGATGCTTGACCTTGGACTGGCTGGAGAGCGAGCAGCGCTCTGTGCGCGTCTGTTTGCAGAAACGACGCGTGATGGCGTCTACAGCCATGGCCTGAATCGCTTTCCGCGGTTTACGACGATGGTCAAGAACGGAAGCATCAACGTCCATGCGGAGGCTGAGCGGGTCGGAGCGTTTGGGGCGCTGGAGCGTTGGGAGGGGCACTTCGGGCCGGGAAATCTCAATGCCCACTCGTGTATGAACCGAGCGATTGAGCTTTCGCGGGTACATGGAATGGGGGCGGTGGCGCTGGCCCATACAACGCACTGGATGCGTGGAGGGACCTACGGCTGGCTTGCTGCGGAGGCGGGTGTCTTCGGCGTGTGCTGGACGAATGCGATGCCGAACCTGCCGGCGTGGGGCGGGACGAACGCAGCGCTGGGAAACAATCCGCTGGTGCTTGCGGTGCCGCGTCGGGATGGCCCGGTGGTGCTGGATATGGCGATGTCTCAGTTTTCGTATGGAGCGTTGGCAGGCTACATCAAGCGCGGCGAAGAACTTCCTGTGGCGGGAGGTTATGACGCAGCAGGTGAACTGACGCGGGATGCGGTGGCGATTGAGGCGACGCAGCGAGCGCTGCCGATCGGGTACTGGAAGGGCTCGGGGCTGGCGATCATGCTGGATCTCTTTGCGGCGATGCTCTCCGGCGGGCAGGCTACGCATGAGATCTCAAGCGATCCGCAACGGGAGGCCGGCGTGTCGCAGTTTTTTCTGGCAATCGATCCTTCGAGCTTTGCTGGCGTGGAGGAGTTTGAGCGGATCGCCGATGGGATACTGGCGTCGGTGAGAGAGTCGGCGCGTGTGGATGCAGGGAAGGCGGTGCGCTATCCGGGGGAGCAGACGCTGTTCCTGCGTGAGGAGAATCTTCGGCTAGGAGTTCCAGTAGACCCGGATCTTTGGGAGAAGTTGCGAGTTTGA
- a CDS encoding FecR domain-containing protein, with protein sequence MPRPNVTLMLTLATMLVPAFGQGANPARPGTLNYIEGQASLEGHQLSPRSVGHAELQPGQYLATAAGKVEILLTPGVFLRLDNNSTVKMISPDLMHTEVQLSQGRASVEVDQIYKQNNLLVDLTNGQAQLLKPGLYEFDATANTVRVYDGKAAVFTSLVPKTNEKAIDVKGGKQLTLVGEVVKPVGFNKDKTSATDPLYNWSSLRSSYLGESNVDLASSYGGGGYAPGWAWNQADYGYTWLPGGDDFFFSPFGYGFYSPYYVYGGGFIYGGYRGGYGGYRGGYGGRGGYGNRGGVAGAHAAGAGGGGFHGGGGGGFGGGGGGGMHGGGGGGGGHR encoded by the coding sequence ATGCCAAGGCCGAATGTAACTCTTATGCTCACCCTGGCGACTATGTTGGTTCCTGCCTTCGGGCAAGGAGCTAACCCAGCCCGCCCAGGGACTCTCAACTATATCGAAGGACAGGCCTCGCTCGAAGGTCATCAACTTTCTCCACGTTCTGTCGGTCATGCGGAGCTTCAACCGGGACAGTATCTGGCTACCGCGGCTGGGAAGGTGGAAATACTGCTGACGCCGGGTGTGTTTTTGCGACTCGATAACAACAGCACGGTCAAGATGATTTCGCCGGACCTGATGCATACCGAGGTGCAACTCTCGCAGGGTCGGGCGAGTGTTGAGGTGGATCAGATCTACAAGCAGAACAACCTGTTGGTCGATTTGACGAACGGACAGGCGCAGTTGCTGAAGCCGGGTTTGTACGAGTTCGACGCTACTGCGAATACAGTTCGGGTTTATGACGGCAAGGCTGCCGTGTTTACCAGTCTCGTGCCTAAGACGAACGAGAAGGCGATCGACGTAAAGGGTGGTAAGCAGTTAACCCTGGTCGGCGAGGTTGTGAAGCCGGTCGGGTTCAACAAGGATAAGACGTCAGCTACGGATCCGCTCTACAACTGGAGCAGTCTGCGATCGTCGTATCTTGGTGAGTCGAACGTTGATCTTGCATCGTCGTACGGTGGCGGGGGATATGCCCCAGGATGGGCTTGGAACCAGGCTGACTATGGCTACACATGGCTTCCCGGCGGTGATGATTTCTTCTTCAGCCCGTTTGGGTATGGCTTCTACTCCCCGTATTACGTCTATGGGGGTGGATTTATCTACGGCGGCTATCGTGGTGGGTACGGTGGGTATCGTGGTGGCTACGGTGGTCGCGGTGGCTACGGAAATCGTGGTGGTGTAGCCGGCGCGCATGCTGCAGGTGCTGGTGGCGGCGGCTTCCACGGAGGTGGTGGTGGCGGCTTCGGTGGGGGTGGCGGCGGTGGTATGCACGGTGGCGGTGGTGGTGGCGGCGGTCATCGCTAA
- a CDS encoding Stp1/IreP family PP2C-type Ser/Thr phosphatase: protein MAIKVEFAALTDVGCVRTNNEDSFGYDLGRQIYVVCDGMGGMASGEVASQMAVSTFLDVVATNDRSVPVEMTLHQAIMSANDTVYRTGTMPQHKGMGTTLVAACVDDGKLYIGNVGDSRAYMIQNGQCMQLTVDHSYLNELIRTGAVAVEDAGTVDLKGMESVITRAVGVTATIDPDFFAVDLTAGDIVLLASDGLTRYLNASDIGVLVTAGDLNRSCEHLVAIAKERGGADNITVLLLHIADVQSELLPA from the coding sequence GTGGCTATTAAGGTGGAGTTTGCAGCCCTGACCGATGTGGGTTGTGTCCGCACCAACAATGAGGACTCCTTTGGGTACGATCTTGGCCGACAGATCTACGTTGTGTGCGATGGAATGGGCGGAATGGCTTCCGGAGAGGTCGCGAGCCAGATGGCTGTAAGCACTTTTCTGGACGTCGTTGCGACGAACGATCGGAGTGTTCCGGTCGAGATGACGCTTCACCAGGCGATCATGTCCGCGAATGACACGGTCTATCGAACGGGAACGATGCCTCAGCACAAAGGCATGGGAACGACACTCGTGGCTGCTTGCGTCGACGATGGCAAGCTGTATATCGGGAATGTTGGCGACAGTCGGGCTTACATGATTCAGAACGGTCAATGTATGCAGCTTACGGTTGACCATTCGTACTTGAATGAACTCATTCGGACTGGCGCTGTTGCGGTCGAAGATGCTGGAACGGTCGACTTGAAGGGTATGGAATCTGTCATTACGCGGGCTGTTGGCGTTACGGCAACGATTGATCCGGACTTCTTCGCGGTGGATCTGACTGCTGGCGATATTGTGCTGCTTGCCTCCGATGGTCTTACGCGGTATCTGAATGCTTCAGATATTGGTGTGCTCGTGACTGCGGGAGATTTGAATCGGTCATGTGAGCATCTGGTTGCGATCGCCAAAGAACGTGGCGGAGCAGATAATATTACCGTTCTCCTTCTCCATATTGCAGATGTACAGAGTGAATTGCTGCCAGCCTAA
- a CDS encoding DotU family type IV/VI secretion system protein translates to MTSPPPVSVALPVARTNSLALSFQDVVTVILRMRYGTQRVADAAGFRASIRKMIATAVQEVRSLGYSDATSHMALYAIIGFLDESVLNSQDPTFADWARRPLQEEMFGGHFAGETFFRQVSDLLNAPESSEVADALELHAICLLLGYRGKYAFGDHGEIHGILSRIRDKIIRIRGPFAMARLSEVPAIQLAAKRDKWITALWATAAVLVLLIVILFAIYTLTLGSGLGGIQQSAMLLFVPAFRSMRISL, encoded by the coding sequence ATGACCTCGCCCCCGCCCGTCAGTGTGGCACTTCCCGTAGCGCGGACCAACAGCCTTGCGCTCTCCTTTCAGGATGTCGTCACCGTAATCCTGCGGATGCGCTACGGCACCCAGCGCGTCGCCGACGCAGCAGGCTTCCGTGCCAGCATTCGCAAGATGATCGCAACAGCCGTCCAGGAGGTGCGCAGCCTTGGCTACTCGGATGCGACCAGCCACATGGCCCTTTATGCCATCATCGGCTTCCTTGATGAGAGCGTTTTGAACTCTCAGGATCCGACCTTCGCGGATTGGGCACGGCGGCCTTTGCAAGAGGAGATGTTTGGCGGCCACTTCGCCGGTGAAACCTTCTTTCGACAGGTATCCGATCTGCTGAATGCGCCCGAGTCCTCCGAGGTCGCCGATGCACTTGAGCTACATGCCATCTGTCTCCTGCTGGGCTATCGCGGCAAGTACGCCTTTGGAGACCATGGTGAGATTCACGGCATCCTGAGCCGCATCCGCGACAAGATCATCCGTATTCGCGGACCGTTCGCCATGGCTCGTCTCTCGGAGGTTCCCGCAATACAGCTTGCAGCCAAGCGCGACAAATGGATTACGGCGCTCTGGGCGACCGCCGCAGTGCTTGTTCTGCTGATCGTGATTCTCTTTGCCATTTACACACTGACCCTTGGGTCCGGCCTCGGCGGCATCCAGCAAAGCGCCATGCTTCTTTTTGTTCCCGCCTTTCGCAGCATGAGGATATCTCTGTGA